One part of the Salinivirga cyanobacteriivorans genome encodes these proteins:
- a CDS encoding ABC transporter ATP-binding protein: MKHSQTGKMKDKILEVQNLKKSYNGFVAVDEIDFEIKRAEIFGFLGPNGAGKTTTINMLIGMVKVTSGKIFYNETDLTRNIKKAQEMIGVVPDESNLYNEMSGFDNLCFCGSLYGLKKKKREKRASELLELFKLSDVAGKKFKAYSKGMKRKLTIAAALIHKPEILFLDEPTSGIDLASVRQIRNLIRELNETGTTIFLTTHYIEEAERLCHRVAFIHKGQIIRNDSVQNLSAQSRTINGIEIRYQPNGKNHTHILQTLTNKFPGFDCRQMNDDTIKIISEKTIDIAPVVSFLSEKGLFIYEAKLLKPSLEEAFVKATGIEIDILKKEKEKR, from the coding sequence ATGAAACACTCACAAACCGGGAAAATGAAGGATAAGATATTAGAAGTGCAAAACCTGAAAAAGTCCTATAACGGATTTGTTGCAGTTGATGAAATTGATTTTGAAATCAAACGGGCAGAGATATTCGGATTTTTGGGCCCCAACGGGGCAGGTAAAACCACAACCATAAACATGCTCATAGGCATGGTCAAAGTTACTTCCGGAAAAATATTTTACAACGAAACAGACCTGACCCGGAATATAAAAAAAGCCCAGGAAATGATTGGTGTAGTCCCTGACGAAAGCAATCTTTACAACGAGATGAGCGGTTTTGACAACCTCTGTTTCTGTGGTTCTTTATATGGGCTAAAGAAAAAAAAGCGGGAGAAAAGGGCATCCGAATTACTTGAACTGTTTAAACTTTCAGATGTTGCCGGCAAAAAATTCAAAGCCTACTCAAAAGGCATGAAACGAAAACTAACCATCGCGGCTGCTCTCATCCATAAGCCCGAAATATTGTTCCTCGATGAACCCACATCCGGTATTGATCTAGCCAGTGTACGGCAAATCAGAAACCTGATCAGAGAACTGAACGAAACAGGAACAACCATCTTTCTTACCACGCACTACATTGAAGAAGCGGAACGCCTATGCCACCGGGTAGCGTTCATTCACAAAGGCCAAATTATTCGAAACGACAGCGTCCAAAACCTGAGTGCACAAAGTCGAACCATAAACGGCATCGAAATCCGCTATCAACCCAATGGCAAAAATCACACCCACATTTTACAGACACTTACAAACAAATTTCCCGGCTTCGATTGCCGGCAAATGAATGACGACACAATAAAAATCATCAGCGAAAAAACGATTGACATTGCGCCTGTGGTAAGTTTTTTATCGGAGAAAGGCTTGTTTATTTATGAAGCCAAACTGTTAAAACCCAGCCTTGAAGAAGCTTTTGTAAAAGCTACAGGAATTGAAATTGATATTTTGAAAAAGGAAAAGGAGAAAAGATAG
- a CDS encoding ArsR/SmtB family transcription factor: MTKITEAQTIEILKVLAVHSRFQIVKLIRHRQFCVNALAQRIGISQSAVSQHLKILKDCKLVFAERYGSIVHYRLDTVRMDEFLNALNETLTNRENEG, translated from the coding sequence ATGACTAAAATAACTGAAGCTCAAACCATAGAAATTCTCAAAGTTCTGGCGGTTCACTCCAGGTTTCAGATCGTGAAATTAATCCGGCACAGGCAGTTTTGCGTAAATGCCCTTGCTCAAAGGATAGGTATCAGCCAGTCGGCAGTGTCGCAACACCTTAAAATACTAAAAGATTGCAAGCTGGTATTTGCCGAACGGTATGGTTCTATTGTGCATTACAGGTTGGACACGGTTAGAATGGACGAATTTTTAAATGCTTTAAATGAAACACTCACAAACCGGGAAAATGAAGGATAA
- a CDS encoding ABC transporter permease yields the protein MKTTIAFWNILRKDMQNYYLKPPNISWGIIFPFAWMLMMFVKSGNTMEIGKVFPGIVAMSILFGTTSMLSVTITFERKSRSFERLLIAPIKTEMLVIAKITGAILFGIFNSIVPILFSVLYFKAGVSNWPLLIAGVVLLSVISTLLGLFISVSAKEVFEAQTYSNFFRFPMIFLCGLFIPITALPVIIQPLSYILPVTYGVDVLHDAISGNGLLPVWGNMIMLIAFCILLFYVSILNIRRKWIV from the coding sequence ATGAAAACAACGATTGCTTTTTGGAATATCCTGCGCAAAGACATGCAGAACTATTACCTGAAACCGCCCAATATCAGTTGGGGCATTATTTTCCCCTTTGCCTGGATGCTGATGATGTTTGTGAAATCTGGCAACACCATGGAAATTGGTAAAGTATTTCCCGGTATTGTGGCTATGTCCATATTGTTTGGAACTACTTCCATGCTGTCGGTTACCATTACCTTTGAGCGAAAATCCCGTTCGTTCGAACGACTGTTAATTGCACCCATAAAAACAGAAATGCTGGTGATAGCAAAAATTACAGGAGCTATACTGTTTGGTATTTTCAACAGCATTGTGCCCATTCTTTTTTCGGTGCTTTACTTTAAAGCCGGGGTATCCAACTGGCCTTTACTGATTGCTGGTGTTGTGCTGCTGTCAGTAATTTCCACACTGCTTGGACTGTTTATTTCGGTTTCGGCCAAAGAGGTTTTCGAAGCACAAACCTATTCGAATTTCTTTCGGTTCCCGATGATTTTTCTTTGCGGTTTGTTTATTCCAATAACTGCACTCCCCGTCATTATACAGCCTCTGTCATATATTCTTCCGGTTACTTACGGTGTGGATGTTTTACACGATGCTATTTCCGGGAACGGATTGTTGCCCGTTTGGGGTAACATGATAATGCTTATTGCCTTTTGCATACTTCTCTTTTATGTCAGTATTTTGAATATCCGCAGGAAATGGATTGTATAG